A segment of the Sulfuricurvum sp. genome:
CGGCGCATCCAATGATAAAAAATATCCCATTATCATCCGACTGTACACATCAATCATCAAGGTGATCCATGGCCGCCCAATCGGCAATCTACTATCGTCATCAACCAAAATGATATCTACTTGGGTATGGTCAATTTGTGCCACTTGCAAAGGATAATCCGTTTCATATTTGTTGGGCGCGGGTGCAAATTTATCCTTTGCTACCGAAGCATTCCCCTGCTTTTTCAGTCGTTCATATTCAGTAATTCGAGAAATGCGGTTACGGATCGTATTTTTACTTGGCGAAACCAAATTTTCCTGATTACACTGATCGAATATTTTATTCATAACAAATTGAATCGAATGACGCTCTCGTGTTAGATAATGCTCATTAATCTTTTCATGAATAATCTTTTCTGCACGGCTGTCAATTCTAATTTCTCCAGGTTTTCTACCCTCCTTTTTTGGAAGAAGTCCCGTAAGTGTCCCAGTAGATTTATAGTTTCTCAACCACCGATATAGAGTCGTAAAGTGAATATTGATGCTTTTTGCATGTTGTTCAATTTCAGCTCGGCTCGCTCCATTTAATATCGGTGCAATGGCAGCAAATCTTCTTTCCAGCTCCCTCCAGTCATCGTCACTTATATCTGTAAGATCGCGATGAATAAATCCATTGTCTTGAACTTTATCCAAACTCACAGGTTTTAAATCTCTAATTAGTAAACGTTCGGGACGTTTTGTTTCGATATCAATGCCGATCACTTCATCAAAATCGATGATCAGACTTATCTGATAGACTTTACCACCACATTCAACATAATCTTCAGCCATAAACTTTAAAAGTCTTCTATCGAGTTTATGCCCTGTGCTCTGTGCCGTCATTTCAAAATTCCTCTTCATTGGATTCATAATAATTTGGTGTATTGAGCCATACGACCGTATGATGTCCCAAAGGCAAACTCATATCGCATGCAATTTTTTTATTTGCAAGTAAATGCCATACTTGACCAAGCCCTATTCCCCTTTGAACCTCGGTAACAAACAAATATGCAAGCAAATGATCGATTGCGGTATGCCCGATAGCTTTTAGATGTCCCAAAATCCTTTCTTCCTCGTTTTCCGAGTAAACAAGGTTTTTATGTCGGGCAATGAAATTGATATTTTTAAGCTGCTGTCCACGGATTCTCTTTTCGTCAAAAATTTTAAAAACAAAACCATTTTCCATCGCATATCTCGTAGCTACTTTAAATCTATGTCGGTATTCGCAAAACTGTTCTTTGAGCTTATCAGCAGGTTTTACTTCAACCAACATTGGCTTTGGATGATCAGATATGACACCAGAGTAAGGCGACGATTTAAAATAGACCAAAAAATCTGGTGTATAAGGTACTTCTCTGCCATTTTCATTAATATATAAAAGCGTTACCGGCTGTTCGATCACATCCAAGACAAGGTCGTTATATTCACATAACGTAATAAAATCTTTTTCAAGCATTGACTCAAACGCAATAGTTTTTTCTTTACGAAATGAATAACGTCCTGACACGCTCCCATAGGTATAACCGATCTTTCTATTTTTCATCGAGATTTTCATACTGCTACTCCAGAAATATTGTAGGACAGTTTATTGGTATTTGGAAAGGTTGTAGCACAGTTAACTATATTTTGTAGTAAAGTTAAATGAAATTTCATTTGATTAACTCCGTAGTAAGCTCTTGATTGTAGCATAGTTTAATGAATCTGTCAGCGGCACACATAAAGCCCAAATCGGTGAAGTTGGATTGGCACACGGCGGAATCTTATTCTTTGACGAACTCCCCCATTTTTCTAAAACCGTTCTTGAAGCATTACGCGAGCCGCTGGAAGACCGCCATATACGCATTTCACGTGTCAATACAAAAGTGACCTACGATGCCAATTTTTTATTTGTTGCCGCCATGAATCCCTGCCCTTGCGGAAATCTTTTTAGCACATCCGTAGCCTGCCGGTGCAGCGACTTAGAAATCAGCCGGTACAAATCACGTCTTTCAGACCCTTTTTTGGATCGCATTGATTTATATGTTCAGATGCATGCTGTCAGTTCCGAAGACAAACCCAGTGTCACTTCCCGCGATCTACATGCGATCGTACGTCAAGCCTTTTTGCGTCAGAAACAACGGGGGCAAGAACGATTAAACGGTGCGCTGAGTGATGCGGAAATAACCCAATACTGTCCGTTAAATTCGGAAACTCAGCAAGTAATCGATCAGGCCATAGGAAGATTCGGGTTATCATTTCGGGCGGTAAGCCGTGTACTTAAAGTCGCACGGACGATCGCCGATATCGAAGGGGAAGATAATATTGGAAAAGCTCATCTGCTTGAAGCATTGAGCTATCGGAAAAGATAATTAAAATGTTGCCACAACCCATTTGGTAATGACAAAACCACCTACTACCAACCAAATAAACATGGATCCTGCCGCATAAATAGGGGCCAAGCCTAATCCTTTGAATTTAGCGAATCGTGTCCCCATTCCCAGTGCTGTCATTGCCATCGTAAGCAAGAACGTATCGACGATATTGATATTTGCAATCGCAGAAGTGATCGTAGTGGCAATCGCTTCACCCGTATGTGCATCTGTAAAGTTCAGTATAAGCGAATTGACACCGGCCATACCGATAAAATATACGGCAAACCAAGGGATGACCAATTTCACACCGCCGCCTGCAGTCCCGCTTTTCTTGGCAGCATACGAGAGATAAATTCCCAATACAATCAACATCGGAGCGATCAAAATAACCCGTGTCATTTTTACAATTACCGCTGTATTGGCCATTGATTGATCGGCACCCGGAATGGATGCCGGTACGGCTACGACTTGAGCTACCTCATGAATTGTACCTCCTACATACATTCCGAACGTTGAAGGGTCCATATGCAAAAACCCTGTTGCGGGAGCGATGATGGCAGCATACAATACAGGATATAAAAACATTGAAATAGTCCCGAAAAGGACCACCATGGATACAGCGACGGCAGCTTTATGCTCTTCACTTTTCAAAACAGGCTCTGTTGCCAGAACGGCTGCAGCTCCGCATACCGATGCACCTGCAGCAGTCAGCATTGAGGTATCCCGGTCAAGTTTAAAAAACTTTTGAGCTAAAAAAGTTCCGAGAATAAACGTGGTGGAAAGCATGATCAAAGAGACCATAAACCCCTCTATTCCCACTTGCTCAATTTGTTGAAATGTGATTCTAAAACCGTAAAACACGATTGCGAATCGGAGGATTTTTTTACCTGAAAAAGTAATCCCCCCTTCCCAGACGGAAGGGATACGGTTATGTAGGGTATTGGCAAAAAAGATCCCCAACACAATCCCCACAACTAACGGTGAAATTCCAAGATTTTTAATGGCACTGATGTCGGCAATCATCGTCGCGGCTGCGGCAAAGATGGCGACAAAAAGGATACCGCTGAGGGTACCTTTACGCTTTGCAGGTGAAAATGGCATCGCTTCTCCTATAAAATTCAATTATGACATTATAGGGAGAATCGGACAAATTTAAAAATAAGCCCGATTGAACCAAATATTCACCATTATGGTACAACGATCTCCAGCCGAGTCGGAATTTCTCCGCCTGTTGAAGATTTGGCTGCCTCTTCTGCTTTGAGTACCAGTCGTTTTTCCAGACCCGCATTTTTCATCAGGTATAATCGTATTGCTTCTGCACGTTGATGTGCCAACAGCTGTGTCTCCTGTGGTGTAAGCGTTTGAATCGCAATGAGTTTCTCTATCAATGCATCACTGAAATGGCGTACAAATGCCGCTTCTTCCGGATATTTTTCTTCCAGATTGTTTTTAATCGTTTTGATTTCTTTGGAATCCAGAGAATCATCTGCCATATCTTCGAGGAGATCGAGACTCATGGCCTGAGGAGTATCGATTTTTAAATTTTTATTCCGTTTTAATGCCGCTTGGACCAGTTTTTTTGCTTTAAGGGCGTGTGTATCGGAAACCGTGTCCCATCCGCCATAGATATCCAATGTCAATTTAGGACGTTTTTCGAGCATACCGGCAATCTGGTCGAGTTTTTCAATCTGAGGAGGCTGCAGAACGGCTGATCCCCCCTCAAAATCGATCGAAGCGAGTTTGTCATTCTCAATCCCCAGCATCGAACTAAGCAGCCGGAAAGGTGACGTTACCGCTTTGGTAAAGAGATTTTTAATCACCTGCCATACGACACTGCCGTATTTGAAATCGGGTTTATTCACATCCCCCTCAACCGGGAGACTGACATCTATAACCCCATCACTGTCTTCGAGCAATGCAACGACCAGCCGCATCGGCCACGGTGATCCCCCCTCTTTTTCGGCACCCAGCTGAATCTGTTTGATAACGACCTTATTGTCTCCATTCATTTGTCCCTGGTCGATTTTGTATCCGAGATTTAAAAAGAGTTTCCCCCCGTCAATTTTATACCCCAAAAATTCGAGAGAATACGGAGTATAGTTTTTGAGATCGAGATTGTCGAATCCCACTTTGATATCGGTGTATTTCTTAGGGGCTGCCGTATTGAGCTGGCCGTCGATTTTTGCCAATCCGTATTGATCGACACCCCCGCGAAGTTTGACAAACGTCGTGACGTCTTTCGTCGTCGAAATCCCCAGTACCGAACCTTCCAAATCATGGATATACGTTTTAAACGGCAGAGGCAAAGACATGTCACTGAA
Coding sequences within it:
- a CDS encoding TnsA endonuclease N-terminal domain-containing protein, which encodes MKISMKNRKIGYTYGSVSGRYSFRKEKTIAFESMLEKDFITLCEYNDLVLDVIEQPVTLLYINENGREVPYTPDFLVYFKSSPYSGVISDHPKPMLVEVKPADKLKEQFCEYRHRFKVATRYAMENGFVFKIFDEKRIRGQQLKNINFIARHKNLVYSENEEERILGHLKAIGHTAIDHLLAYLFVTEVQRGIGLGQVWHLLANKKIACDMSLPLGHHTVVWLNTPNYYESNEEEF
- a CDS encoding helix-turn-helix domain-containing protein, yielding MTAQSTGHKLDRRLLKFMAEDYVECGGKVYQISLIIDFDEVIGIDIETKRPERLLIRDLKPVSLDKVQDNGFIHRDLTDISDDDWRELERRFAAIAPILNGASRAEIEQHAKSINIHFTTLYRWLRNYKSTGTLTGLLPKKEGRKPGEIRIDSRAEKIIHEKINEHYLTRERHSIQFVMNKIFDQCNQENLVSPSKNTIRNRISRITEYERLKKQGNASVAKDKFAPAPNKYETDYPLQVAQIDHTQVDIILVDDDSRLPIGRPWITLMIDVYSRMIMGYFLSLDAPSTTSVAMCIANAVLPKVE
- a CDS encoding YeiH family protein; amino-acid sequence: MPFSPAKRKGTLSGILFVAIFAAAATMIADISAIKNLGISPLVVGIVLGIFFANTLHNRIPSVWEGGITFSGKKILRFAIVFYGFRITFQQIEQVGIEGFMVSLIMLSTTFILGTFLAQKFFKLDRDTSMLTAAGASVCGAAAVLATEPVLKSEEHKAAVAVSMVVLFGTISMFLYPVLYAAIIAPATGFLHMDPSTFGMYVGGTIHEVAQVVAVPASIPGADQSMANTAVIVKMTRVILIAPMLIVLGIYLSYAAKKSGTAGGGVKLVIPWFAVYFIGMAGVNSLILNFTDAHTGEAIATTITSAIANINIVDTFLLTMAMTALGMGTRFAKFKGLGLAPIYAAGSMFIWLVVGGFVITKWVVATF